A single genomic interval of Alcaligenes sp. SDU_A2 harbors:
- the groL gene encoding chaperonin GroEL (60 kDa chaperone family; promotes refolding of misfolded polypeptides especially under stressful conditions; forms two stacked rings of heptamers to form a barrel-shaped 14mer; ends can be capped by GroES; misfolded proteins enter the barrel where they are refolded when GroES binds) encodes MTAKQVYFGDDARTRIVRGVNILANAVKTTMGPKGRNVVLDRSFGAPTVTKDGVSVAKEIELKDKFENIGAQLVKEVASKTSDNAGDGTTTATVLAQAIVEEGLKFVAAGINPMDLKRGIDKAVVVAVEELRKLSRPCTTSKEIAQVGSISANSDHSIGEIIANAMDKVGKEGVITVEDGKSLENELDVVEGMQFDRGYLSPYFINNPDKQVAVLDDPFVLIFDKKISNIRDLLPVLEQVAKTSRPLLIVAEDVEGEALATLVVNNIRGILKTTAVKAPGFGDRRKAMLEDIAILTGGTVISEETGMSLEKATLDDLGQAKRIEVAKENTTIIDGAGDGVSIEARVKQIRVQIEESTSDYDREKLQERVAKLAGGVAVIRVGAATEVEMKEKKARVEDALHATRAAVEEGIVPGGGVALIRARGAVAQLKGDNTDQDAGIKLVLRAIESPLRTIVSNAGEEASVVVNEVANGTGTFGYNAATGEYGDLVEQGVLDPTKVTRTALQNAASIASLLLTTEVAVTEIVEDKPAAAMPDMGGMGGMGGMGGF; translated from the coding sequence CGTCAACATCCTGGCTAACGCTGTTAAGACCACCATGGGCCCCAAAGGCCGTAACGTGGTGCTGGACCGCTCCTTCGGCGCTCCTACAGTGACCAAGGACGGTGTGTCCGTGGCCAAAGAAATCGAACTGAAAGACAAGTTCGAAAACATCGGTGCTCAACTGGTTAAAGAAGTTGCTTCCAAGACTTCCGACAACGCCGGTGACGGTACTACTACCGCTACCGTTCTGGCTCAAGCCATCGTTGAAGAAGGCCTGAAGTTCGTGGCCGCCGGCATCAACCCAATGGACCTGAAGCGCGGCATCGACAAGGCCGTGGTCGTGGCCGTGGAAGAGCTGCGCAAGCTGTCCCGTCCTTGCACCACCAGCAAGGAAATCGCTCAGGTCGGCTCCATCTCGGCCAACAGCGACCACTCCATCGGTGAGATCATCGCCAATGCAATGGACAAAGTGGGCAAGGAAGGCGTCATTACCGTTGAAGACGGCAAGTCCCTGGAAAACGAACTGGACGTGGTCGAAGGCATGCAGTTCGACCGTGGCTACCTGTCGCCCTACTTCATCAACAACCCCGACAAGCAAGTGGCTGTGCTGGACGATCCATTCGTCCTGATCTTCGACAAGAAGATCTCCAACATCCGCGACCTGCTGCCCGTTCTGGAACAAGTGGCCAAGACCAGCCGTCCTTTGCTGATCGTGGCTGAAGACGTGGAAGGCGAAGCCCTGGCAACGCTGGTGGTGAACAACATCCGTGGCATCCTCAAGACCACTGCCGTCAAGGCCCCTGGTTTTGGCGACCGTCGCAAAGCCATGCTGGAAGACATCGCCATCCTGACCGGCGGCACCGTCATCTCCGAAGAAACCGGCATGTCCCTGGAAAAGGCCACGCTGGACGATCTGGGCCAGGCCAAGCGCATTGAAGTGGCCAAGGAAAACACCACGATCATCGACGGCGCTGGCGACGGCGTCAGCATCGAAGCCCGCGTCAAGCAAATCCGCGTGCAGATCGAAGAATCCACCTCCGACTACGACCGCGAAAAACTGCAAGAGCGCGTGGCCAAGCTGGCCGGCGGTGTTGCCGTGATCCGCGTGGGCGCTGCCACCGAAGTCGAAATGAAGGAAAAGAAGGCCCGCGTCGAAGACGCCCTGCACGCCACTCGCGCTGCCGTTGAAGAAGGCATCGTTCCTGGCGGCGGCGTAGCCCTGATCCGCGCCCGCGGCGCTGTTGCCCAACTGAAGGGTGACAACACCGATCAGGACGCTGGCATCAAGCTGGTTCTGCGCGCCATCGAATCCCCACTGCGCACCATCGTGTCCAACGCAGGCGAAGAAGCCAGCGTGGTCGTGAACGAAGTGGCCAACGGCACCGGCACCTTCGGCTACAACGCCGCTACCGGCGAGTACGGCGATCTGGTCGAGCAAGGCGTTCTGGACCCCACCAAGGTGACCCGCACTGCCCTGCAAAACGCAGCTTCCATCGCCAGCCTGTTGCTGACGACCGAAGTGGCCGTGACCGAAATCGTGGAAGACAAGCCTGCTGCCGCCATGCCTGACATGGGCGGTATGGGCGGCATGGGTGGCATGGGCGGCTTCTAA